A part of Staphylococcus haemolyticus genomic DNA contains:
- a CDS encoding replication initiator protein A: MPNFEKYNLSQVKTERFYQLPKYLFEDAYFKKMSAEAKIMYALLKDRFELSIQNEWVDKNNNIYFIFSNKHLCEYLGYAEQKIIKLKKELISFNLLTQERVGLNKPNRLYLLKPNYDIKASHSKELPNSQFQNNEFGSSRTVNLSGQELPNSQSNDTENNDTDYIKTESNDTNDLNDNKLTFPSNHTNHSNHDNSNFNNEALKFQLLEELPQSIKNYLSNFEVAEIKIIKTVLLKAKTSFNNAIDSYYLLEDMEIEILHVLKRFKAMLIQKNETVESMQGYLMKSLKSEFAEMHTLNKRRDHLPITSLFNQ; encoded by the coding sequence ATGCCCAATTTTGAAAAATACAATTTATCACAAGTAAAAACTGAAAGGTTTTATCAACTACCTAAATATTTATTCGAAGATGCATATTTTAAAAAAATGTCGGCGGAAGCCAAAATTATGTATGCGTTATTAAAAGATCGCTTTGAATTATCCATCCAAAATGAATGGGTAGATAAAAATAATAACATTTACTTTATTTTCAGTAATAAACATTTGTGCGAATACTTAGGTTATGCAGAACAAAAAATTATAAAATTAAAAAAAGAGTTAATAAGTTTTAATTTACTAACTCAAGAACGTGTTGGCCTTAATAAACCAAATAGATTATATTTATTAAAACCTAATTATGACATTAAAGCCAGTCATAGCAAGGAACTTCCAAATTCACAGTTCCAGAACAATGAATTTGGAAGTTCTAGAACTGTGAATTTAAGTGGTCAAGAACTTCCAAATTCACAGTCTAATGATACTGAGAATAATGATACTGATTATATTAAAACTGAGAGTAATGATACGAATGATTTGAATGATAATAAACTAACTTTTCCTAGTAATCATACAAATCATTCAAATCACGACAATTCAAACTTTAATAATGAAGCTTTAAAATTCCAATTACTCGAAGAATTACCACAAAGTATTAAAAACTATCTAAGTAACTTTGAAGTAGCTGAAATTAAAATTATCAAAACTGTATTATTAAAAGCCAAAACATCTTTCAATAATGCGATTGATAGCTACTACTTGTTAGAAGATATGGAAATAGAAATACTTCATGTTCTTAAACGTTTCAAAGCTATGCTTATTCAAAAAAATGAAACTGTTGAATCAATGCAAGGATACTTAATGAAATCTCTTAAGTCTGAATTCGCTGAAATGCATACGCTTAATAAACGACGTGATCATTTACCCATCACTTCTTTATTTAATCAATAA